From Mytilus edulis chromosome 8, xbMytEdul2.2, whole genome shotgun sequence, one genomic window encodes:
- the LOC139484141 gene encoding piggyBac transposable element-derived protein 4-like — protein MDAINVLMLLRGIARDAAPIAYFYLLFSIDLIKESKSLSNKLTAKGSLPSFFNMGLIRKVSIEEYWNKHSPSKSTPWFRCMFSRNRFQNILKFLHLVDTKKLPKRNDPAYRPSQRFKPLLDFVNRKFLRFYNPRRELAVDEFLVGTKGKTSMLQYIPSKRSRFGVKFWMLVESVTGYVLQMNVYHGKRFDPTPAGTLQGTNEVMNLMKSSNLLGKSFHVFADSFFASLNLSKKLLRERTYLTCTMRKNRPMPQMIKNARPQKGMLFIRDKDKSFFAVSETTIEKNQSHWCLLSIILLIH, from the exons ATGGATGCTATCAATGTTCTAATGTTGTTGCGTGGAATTGCTCGAGATGCCGCGCCAATAGCTTACTTTTATTTACTGTTTTCAATTGATCTCATCAAAGAATCAAAGAGTTTGTCAAACAAACTAACAG CAAA GGGTTCCTTGCCTTCTTTTTTTAACATGGGCTTAATTAGGAAAGTATCAATAGAAGAATATTGGAATAAGCACAGCCCATCCAAATCTACACCCTGGTTCCGTTGTATGTTTAGTAGAAACCGTttccaaaatatattaaaatttttgcACCTGGTGGACACGAAAAAACTGCCAAAGCGAAATGACCCAGCATACAGACCATCCCAGAGGTTCAAACCGTTACTTGATTTCGTTAACAGGAAGTTTTTACGGTTTTATAATCCCCGAAGAGAACTTGCTGTAGATGAATTCCTTGTGGGTACAAAAGGCAAGACTAGTATGTTGCAGTATATTCCTAGCAAACGATCAAGGTTTGGTGTTAAATTCTGGATGTTGGTCGAGTCCGTCACCGGGTATGTATTACAGATGAATGTTTATCATGGGAAACGTTTCGATCCCACTCCTGCTGGAACATTGCAAGGAACAAATGAAGTTATGAATTTAATGAAGAGTTCGAATCTTCTTGGAAAGAGCTTTCATGTTTTCGCAGATAGCTTTTTCGCTTCACTGAATTTATCTAAAAAATTACTGAGAGAGCGTACGTATCTAACCTGCACAATGAGAAAGAATAGACCTATGCCCCAGATGATCAAAAATGCACGTCCGCAGAAGGGAATGCTGTTTATTCGAGACAAAGACAAATCATTCTTTGCCGTTTCCGAGACCACAATAGAAAAAAACCAGTCTCATTGGTGTCTACTTTCTATAATTCTATTAATACACTAA